One region of Candidatus Limnocylindrales bacterium genomic DNA includes:
- the rplQ gene encoding 50S ribosomal protein L17, translating into MRHRKKVKKLGRTASHRRALLRNLVTELFRHERITTTLPKAKAMRRFAEHMITFAKRGTLHARRQVLQFIQDKKVVRKLFDTLAARYAERNGGYTRVIKLSKYRVGDAAPMAVIELVDAEIAAKPAKEESKGT; encoded by the coding sequence ATGCGGCATAGAAAAAAAGTCAAAAAGCTAGGGAGGACGGCCAGTCATCGGAGAGCTCTGCTTCGTAATCTGGTTACCGAGCTGTTTCGGCATGAGAGAATTACTACCACGCTCCCAAAGGCTAAAGCCATGCGCCGTTTTGCAGAGCATATGATTACCTTTGCCAAACGTGGAACCCTCCATGCCCGAAGGCAGGTTCTCCAGTTTATCCAGGATAAAAAAGTTGTTCGAAAATTGTTTGATACCCTTGCAGCGAGATATGCCGAAAGAAACGGTGGCTATACCCGGGTTATTAAGTTATCTAAATATCGGGTCGGGGATGCAGCCCCCATGGCGGTTATTGAACTGGTCGACGCGGAAATAGCCGCCAAGCCTGCGAAAGAAGAGAGTAAGG
- the rpsD gene encoding 30S ribosomal protein S4, translated as MARYTGPVCKLCRAEGMKLYLKGERCFTDKCPIERRNYPPGQHGQRRSKVSDYGIRLREKQKVKRIYGVLEKQFRRYFQKAAKQKGVTGAALLISLERRLDNVVHRLGFASSIKEARQLVRHRHILVNGKLVDIPSYQVSKGDVIEVKAKSRENVRIKESLTAAQRRGIPPWLSLDAANFKGTVVELPKREDISPQIQEQLIVELYSK; from the coding sequence GTGGCACGTTATACCGGTCCTGTATGTAAGCTTTGTAGAGCGGAAGGAATGAAGCTCTATCTAAAGGGAGAACGCTGTTTTACCGATAAGTGTCCCATAGAAAGGCGAAATTATCCACCAGGTCAGCACGGACAACGCCGATCTAAGGTATCTGATTACGGGATTCGCTTGCGTGAAAAACAGAAAGTGAAAAGGATTTACGGGGTTTTAGAAAAACAATTTAGACGTTATTTCCAAAAAGCGGCCAAACAAAAGGGAGTTACCGGAGCTGCTTTATTGATCTCCTTAGAACGGCGTCTGGACAACGTGGTTCATCGCCTGGGGTTTGCAAGCTCTATTAAAGAAGCCAGACAACTTGTCCGACATCGCCACATTCTGGTTAATGGTAAACTGGTGGATATTCCGTCTTATCAAGTTTCTAAGGGGGATGTAATCGAGGTAAAGGCTAAAAGTCGAGAAAATGTAAGAATTAAAGAGTCCTTAACCGCTGCTCAACGTCGGGGTATTCCACCCTGGCTGTCCTTAGATGCAGCTAATTTTAAAGGAACGGTTGTTGAGTTACCCAAACGGGAAGATATTTCTCCTCAAATCCAGGAACAGTTGATTGTCGAGCTGTATTCTAAATAA
- the rpsK gene encoding 30S ribosomal protein S11, whose product MGKKGAKKKKRELKNIEKGIAHIQSSFNNTIVTITDLEGNVITWSSAGSLGYKGSRKNTPFAAQMAARDCGKKALDLGMRQVEVYVKGPGAGREAAIRSLQAVGLEVKAIKDVTPIPHNGCRPPKRRRV is encoded by the coding sequence ATGGGAAAAAAAGGGGCCAAAAAGAAAAAAAGGGAATTAAAAAATATCGAGAAGGGTATTGCCCATATTCAGAGTAGTTTTAATAATACCATTGTTACCATTACCGATTTAGAGGGGAATGTTATCACCTGGTCAAGTGCCGGCAGTTTAGGATATAAGGGATCTCGAAAAAATACCCCTTTTGCTGCCCAGATGGCAGCTCGAGATTGTGGAAAAAAAGCCCTCGACCTGGGGATGCGCCAGGTAGAAGTTTATGTAAAAGGGCCTGGAGCCGGAAGGGAAGCGGCCATAAGATCCTTACAGGCTGTGGGATTGGAAGTTAAAGCCATCAAGGATGTAACACCGATTCCTCATAATGGTTGCAGGCCCCCTAAAAGACGACGTGTTTAA
- the rpsM gene encoding 30S ribosomal protein S13, which translates to MARIAGIDLPKNKRVEIGLTYIYGIGRPSAQKILKEAGIDFNKKVGELSDEEVVTLRKIIDEKYKVEGDLRREVAMNIKRLMDIGCYRGLRHRRGLPVRGQRTSTNARTRKGPRRTIGGKRKQLKKK; encoded by the coding sequence TTGGCACGCATAGCCGGGATTGATCTACCGAAGAATAAAAGAGTAGAAATCGGTTTGACCTATATTTATGGGATCGGTCGTCCTTCTGCACAAAAAATTTTAAAAGAAGCCGGAATTGATTTTAATAAAAAGGTCGGTGAGTTAAGCGACGAAGAAGTCGTTACGCTGAGAAAAATAATCGATGAAAAATATAAAGTAGAAGGGGACTTACGCAGGGAAGTCGCTATGAATATAAAACGCCTCATGGATATCGGTTGTTATCGAGGTTTACGTCACCGACGAGGACTTCCGGTTCGTGGTCAGAGGACGAGTACCAATGCAAGAACCCGCAAAGGACCCCGACGAACTATTGGAGGTAAGCGTAAACAGCTCAAAAAGAAATAA
- the rpmJ gene encoding 50S ribosomal protein L36 — protein sequence MKVRASVKKICDKCKIVKRKGVVRVICENPRHKQKQG from the coding sequence ATGAAAGTTCGAGCTTCCGTAAAAAAAATCTGTGATAAATGCAAGATTGTCAAACGAAAAGGTGTCGTAAGGGTCATTTGTGAGAACCCTCGGCATAAACAAAAACAGGGGTGA
- the infA gene encoding translation initiation factor IF-1 — protein MPKEEAIQVEGTVVEPLPNAMFRVELDNGHKVLAHISGKMRKHFIRILPGDKVTVELSPYDLTRGRIIYRHK, from the coding sequence ATGCCAAAAGAAGAAGCCATACAGGTGGAAGGGACGGTGGTAGAACCGCTCCCCAACGCTATGTTCCGGGTTGAACTGGATAACGGACATAAAGTTTTAGCCCATATTTCGGGTAAAATGCGTAAACACTTTATTCGAATATTACCTGGAGATAAAGTGACCGTTGAACTTTCTCCCTATGATTTAACCCGGGGACGAATTATTTATCGACATAAATAG
- the map gene encoding type I methionyl aminopeptidase — MGVILKSREEINKIKVSCRLVAELLKELIKLVAPGITTAELDAFAQDWLKKRKAKSAFKGYRNYPAYICTSVNEQVVHGIPSSRKLKSGDIIGLDVGVVVDNYYGDAALTVPVGRISPEAERLLQVTQEALYKGIEQAYPGNRLGDISYAVQSHVEKNSFSVVRDFVGHGIGRKLHEDPQVPNFGTPGKGERLRVGMVLAIEPMVNMGGPEVEILEDKWTAVTQDRSLSAHFEHSIAITENGPEILTNLD, encoded by the coding sequence ATGGGAGTTATTTTAAAATCTCGTGAAGAGATAAATAAAATTAAGGTAAGTTGCCGACTTGTTGCTGAATTATTAAAAGAGTTAATAAAATTAGTTGCCCCGGGAATAACGACCGCGGAGTTAGATGCCTTTGCCCAAGACTGGCTGAAGAAAAGAAAGGCTAAATCGGCTTTTAAGGGGTATCGAAACTATCCAGCTTATATCTGTACGTCGGTTAATGAACAGGTGGTCCATGGAATTCCTTCCTCTCGAAAACTTAAATCGGGAGATATTATAGGTCTCGATGTAGGCGTGGTTGTTGATAATTACTATGGAGATGCTGCTCTGACAGTTCCAGTTGGAAGAATCTCTCCAGAGGCTGAGAGACTTCTTCAAGTCACCCAGGAAGCCCTCTACAAAGGGATTGAACAGGCTTACCCCGGGAATCGGTTAGGAGATATTTCTTATGCCGTTCAATCCCACGTCGAAAAGAACTCCTTCTCGGTGGTAAGGGATTTTGTAGGACATGGAATAGGTAGAAAACTCCATGAAGACCCTCAAGTCCCTAATTTTGGTACACCGGGTAAAGGAGAACGGCTGAGAGTCGGGATGGTATTGGCCATAGAGCCCATGGTAAACATGGGAGGTCCAGAAGTTGAAATATTAGAAGATAAATGGACGGCTGTCACGCAAGATAGAAGTTTATCCGCCCACTTTGAACATTCCATTGCGATTACAGAAAATGGGCCTGAAATATTGACGAATCTGGATTAA